gccgactttctctaccacttaagggagactcaaacaggcttacaatcaccttcccttcccctccccacaaaagacaccctgtgaggtaggtgtggctgagagagctctaacagagctgtaacttgcccaaggtcacccagctggcttcgtgtgtaggagtggggaaaccaacctggttcaccagattagcctgcgctgctcatgtggaggagtggggaatcaaacctggttctttagaTCTGAGTCCTACGCTCCGAACaatgctcttgaccactacacaaatgaagctgccttatactgaatcagacccttggtccatccaagtcagaatagtctactctgaccagctgtggctctccagggtctcaggcagaggtctttctcatcatctacttgcctggtctctttaactagagatgttcagagattgaacttgggaccttcttcatgccaagcagatgctctacaaactgagagATAGCATTTTATTCCTTACTTACCGGCTTCGGAATATGTCTCTCCAGGCTGAGTTTGACAGTGCAGCAGAAAATGTAAGACAATTAAAGACCAAGTGACAATGAACTGAGGGAGCTCTATAGACTCTACAATCTACTGTGGGAAACATTAATATTGAATGTCCAGGAATGCTAGACTTGAAAGGCAAAGCCAAATGGGAAGCTTGGAACCTTAATAACGGTATGTCAAAGGAAGATGTCATGAAAGCTTATATTTCTAAAGCAAATGATCTGATGCAGAAATATGGAAAGTAGAGTACCCGCAATTATATGAACTCTTCCGTAACTGATGGATAGTTTGAAGGCAAGGGTACTACTGACTTGGCAGTTGATatgatgctctacaaactgagtcacagcccctccccttaacttCTACACTGGTCAAAAGCTTCACACAAAAATTTGGATTGTggggtgtggaatggtatggAATGGTCTGACCTTATCAGATCTCActgaggaaaactctgcagaagaatgcaatggcaacccccaccccccgcttctcacttgccttgaaagccccttgctgggttgccCAGCAAAttggggcccggagatctcctgcaaccACAACTGGTCTGAAgaccacagaggtcagttcccctggagaaaatggctgttttggagggcagattgtATGGCACTATACTtatctgaggtccttccccaggatgcacccccagatttccaggaattttccaatccagagctggcaaccctatggcatatACATATCTGGATTTtatgttctaattttttttacttgtgtttttttgggtgggagaGAGCATTCAAGAATAATGCATAATTTGTGGGCAATAGCAGACTAActactgctttggcagttggtgGCTATAATTACTCAAGATGGACTatgggggaagggccatagctcagtggtagagcttctgcttggcatgcagaaggtcccaggttcaatccctggcatctccatctaggcaagtaggtgatgcgaaagacctctgtctgagaccctggagagccactgccagtctcagtagtcaatactgactttgatggaccaaaggtctgattcagtataaggcagtttcatgtgttcatgtgtgttcatgtgtaccccatTTTATAGATGGTGATATCCAAATGCCTGTCTTCTAAAGCTCACTGTGATTTTTGACCCATTCCACCCAGGTTACACAGAAGGTTAGGAAGTCAGTTATGTCAATTTTACCTCTCTGTCTTTATTATCTACAGTCATTTGTCTCAATTAGTTTCCATTCAATCTTTTAAATCTTATTTGCAAGCGAAGGCTTGATACTCGGAACACTTGCAGTTTTTAATAAAAATATCCCAGATCATAAATCATCCTTTTTCTCGGTACATTATCCTTCTCTTGTGTTCTAATTTCTAAATGTCCTTTCTGGGAATCAGGAGTCACCTGCTGCTCCTTTCAAACCTTGAGTATATTTTCAGACATTGACATGCAGAGCCATCCTTTGGGTAGAGCAAATTAAGGGGTCTGTCCTGAGACCCACATTTTGACATCTCCTCTGGCTGcctatttctttcttttcaagGCGTTGGTACTTACCTCTAAACTCTTTCGCAACTTAGGACAGCGTGGaaaccatggcacccacagagaCCTTTCTgggtgcctgccaaatgtttttagaaagtgggtggggtcaggtggggcttttgcccagtatggcttctgattggcaactggagatctgattgactgtgcagattttttttatagttgcttcagcagcagctgccaccacaaaacaaggatcttcactgtatgagtGAAGTTGTATGAGCTCTGCATACAcaagacaatatttttaaacaatgtgttcatttaaaaaaggCATCTCGTAAAACAGAGCTTCTGTATGAAATGCTGAAGAGATACtactagagttatgcatgacctcactctctgagattttgtggttggctctgcctttttgtggcagccgttttgtggttgtgtcaagtgtcagaattccaaaggtgtctacaagctcaaaaaggttgggaccccCCAACTTAGGGCCTACTTGCCTGAAGGACCACCTCATCCATAGGGTTCCTATCTTCCTAGTATTGGCAGGCAATCATCTGCCAATTGAGTGGGCTGCTCACCAAGACCCAGTTGGTCGGTGGGCAGACGCAGGCCAGATGAAGGAGGGAGTGATCTGTGAGCctggcacaatgacatcactttcgggtttacccagaagcactggcatggaaaccatagagtttttgaaggaCAGTTCTAGAGTGTCCCAGTGCGATACCAGTGCTTCTAGTTAAACCTGGACGTGACATCATTACAGATCACCACCCCCAGACCCACCCCCATGgccagaagggacctggcaaccctatgcatcctgTGGCTATTTTGATTGTCCCAACAGTGTCTTCTTCTTGTCCCTGCTCCCTTGGCTAGAGTATGATCAGCTACAGCCCAGATATAGGTATTTTCAATTGTTAACCCTTTCTTTTGGATCCACCTCGCAGAAGTCCTTGATCGCCTTCTAGGGAGGCTGTAAAACGGATTTTTGAAGGGCTTTGGGGTCTGATTAAGAATTGTCAACTTTTTTAACCCTATATTCAGAGCTGAAATATATATGGCTTAAGCGGGGGTTAGTATTGTTAAACTGTTattttaattattctgttttttgt
This window of the Euleptes europaea isolate rEulEur1 chromosome 13, rEulEur1.hap1, whole genome shotgun sequence genome carries:
- the LOC130486460 gene encoding LOW QUALITY PROTEIN: acyl-CoA-binding protein homolog (The sequence of the model RefSeq protein was modified relative to this genomic sequence to represent the inferred CDS: substituted 3 bases at 3 genomic stop codons), with amino-acid sequence MSLQAEFDSAAENVRQLKTKXQXTEGALXTLQSTVGNINIECPGMLDLKGKAKWEAWNLNNGMSKEDVMKAYISKANDLMQKYGK